From a region of the Stenotrophomonas sp. BIO128-Bstrain genome:
- a CDS encoding DUF1684 domain-containing protein — protein MGKHWGVWAAVLLLAVSVSGCGEKAVDAPAKVAIDPAFEAEQQQWRQQRYEQLHAADGWTSLVGLHWLEYKAHYIGRGPGSGIRLAVGPDKLGMVAREGDTVWFTPERGVAMQVDGKPVTGRIRFFSDRDPTPTVIAFDDGKGRLSLIHRGERFALRVKHADAPSRTNFTGLTYWPGGASWRVTARFVPHPAGQTLPIVDITGLTTNMPNAGALEFERDGRTWRLEAIGEPGRALFVIFGDRTSGHGSYPAGRYLDLPAPDDQGRVVIDFNQAYNPPCAFTPFATCPLTPPENRLDLRVDAGEQAYHAPEGEA, from the coding sequence ATGGGCAAGCACTGGGGAGTGTGGGCGGCGGTATTGCTGCTGGCAGTGAGCGTGTCGGGATGTGGCGAAAAAGCGGTGGATGCCCCTGCGAAGGTGGCGATCGATCCAGCCTTCGAGGCCGAACAGCAGCAGTGGCGCCAACAGCGCTACGAGCAACTGCATGCCGCCGACGGCTGGACCAGCCTGGTCGGCCTGCATTGGCTGGAATACAAAGCGCATTACATCGGTCGCGGCCCGGGCAGCGGCATCCGCCTGGCGGTCGGCCCGGACAAGCTGGGCATGGTCGCGCGCGAGGGTGACACCGTCTGGTTCACGCCCGAGCGTGGGGTGGCGATGCAGGTGGATGGCAAGCCGGTCACCGGCCGCATCCGCTTCTTCAGCGATCGCGATCCGACCCCGACCGTCATCGCCTTCGACGACGGCAAGGGCCGACTCAGCCTGATCCATCGCGGCGAGCGGTTCGCGCTGCGGGTCAAGCACGCCGACGCGCCTTCGCGGACGAACTTCACCGGCTTGACGTACTGGCCGGGCGGCGCGTCGTGGCGCGTCACGGCGCGCTTCGTACCGCACCCGGCCGGCCAGACGCTGCCGATCGTGGACATCACCGGCCTGACCACGAACATGCCCAATGCGGGCGCCCTGGAGTTCGAGCGCGACGGCCGCACCTGGCGGCTGGAAGCCATCGGCGAGCCGGGTCGCGCGCTGTTCGTGATCTTTGGTGACCGTACCAGTGGTCACGGCAGTTATCCGGCCGGCCGTTATCTGGATCTGCCTGCGCCGGATGACCAGGGCCGCGTGGTGATCGATTTCAACCAGGCCTACAACCCGCCGTGCGCGTTCACGCCCTTTGCCACCTGTCCGCTGACGCCCCCTGAAAACCGCCTGGACCTGCGCGTGGACGCCGGTGAGCAGGCGTACCACGCCCCCGAAGGAGAGGCTTGA
- a CDS encoding N-acetylmuramoyl-L-alanine amidase has product MGKSLTAICTAVGLCLASALSWAGEVRQVAVETGATGTRAEISLAGSGGYKTLSLAGPNRLVVDFPDSSAIRNLKLPAPKGVVTAVRTGQPVPGTFRVVFDLAESVAPFRPQMIKQGDQSRLVIEWPGDAPTSTRVASAPTPTPAAAPTPTPAPAASTPAAAAPTPAQAAAQSAQARSDAARATALLTASVRQQASATVATSAPAPGPAATTATTVNVAAAGTANAASNSASPAAILAGQSTTAVVASAPVPTPAPTPTPVTPQENPRPAMPSDASRVKMRAGMRPLVIAIDPGHGGQDPGAVGPTGKREKDITLAVARELARQVNATPGLKAYLTRDSDVFIPLPMRAQKARAAKADMFISIHADAAENRAATGSSVYVLSTKGASSQRARWLADKENAADLVGGVRLQQTEGTLANVLLDLAQSGYMKASEDAAGHVLGGLKRIGKNHKPNIERANFAVLRTSDMPAMLVETAFISNPDEERRLIDPAYQRQIAGAVLDGVHTFFSRQPPPGTLYAARAQAEIDAAGTVAGGSK; this is encoded by the coding sequence ATGGGGAAATCACTCACCGCCATCTGCACTGCCGTCGGACTCTGTCTGGCGAGCGCGCTGTCGTGGGCGGGCGAAGTCCGCCAGGTGGCCGTGGAGACCGGTGCGACCGGTACCCGTGCGGAGATTTCGCTGGCCGGCAGCGGGGGTTACAAGACCCTGTCCCTGGCCGGCCCGAACCGCCTGGTGGTCGATTTCCCGGACTCCAGCGCGATCCGCAACCTCAAACTGCCGGCGCCCAAGGGTGTGGTCACGGCGGTCCGAACCGGGCAGCCGGTGCCGGGCACGTTCCGCGTGGTGTTCGACCTGGCCGAATCGGTCGCGCCGTTCCGCCCGCAGATGATCAAGCAGGGGGATCAATCGCGTCTGGTGATCGAGTGGCCGGGCGATGCGCCGACGTCCACCCGCGTGGCCAGTGCGCCGACCCCGACACCTGCTGCTGCGCCGACGCCGACGCCTGCGCCAGCTGCTTCCACGCCGGCCGCAGCCGCTCCGACCCCCGCGCAGGCCGCTGCCCAATCCGCACAGGCGCGCAGCGATGCCGCGCGCGCCACCGCCTTGCTGACCGCCTCGGTGCGCCAGCAGGCCAGCGCCACCGTCGCCACCTCGGCACCGGCGCCGGGCCCGGCGGCGACCACCGCCACCACCGTCAACGTGGCCGCTGCCGGCACTGCCAATGCCGCCAGCAACAGCGCTTCACCGGCCGCCATCCTCGCCGGTCAGTCGACCACGGCCGTGGTCGCCAGTGCGCCGGTGCCCACCCCGGCGCCGACGCCGACCCCGGTGACGCCGCAGGAGAACCCGCGTCCGGCGATGCCCAGCGACGCCTCGCGGGTGAAGATGCGCGCCGGCATGCGCCCGCTGGTGATCGCGATCGACCCGGGCCACGGTGGACAGGATCCCGGCGCGGTCGGCCCGACCGGCAAGCGCGAAAAAGACATCACCCTGGCAGTGGCGCGTGAACTGGCCCGCCAGGTCAACGCAACGCCCGGCCTGAAGGCTTACCTCACCCGCGACAGCGACGTGTTCATCCCGCTGCCGATGCGTGCGCAGAAGGCGCGCGCCGCCAAGGCCGACATGTTCATCTCGATCCACGCCGATGCCGCCGAGAACCGCGCGGCCACCGGTTCGTCGGTCTACGTGCTCTCGACCAAGGGCGCGTCCTCGCAGCGTGCGCGCTGGCTGGCCGACAAGGAAAACGCCGCCGATCTGGTCGGTGGCGTGCGCCTGCAGCAGACCGAAGGCACCCTGGCCAACGTGCTGCTGGATCTGGCCCAGAGCGGTTACATGAAGGCCTCCGAAGACGCTGCCGGGCATGTGCTGGGCGGCCTGAAGCGGATCGGCAAGAACCACAAGCCCAACATCGAACGGGCCAACTTCGCGGTGCTGCGCACCTCGGACATGCCGGCGATGCTGGTCGAAACCGCGTTCATCTCCAACCCGGATGAAGAGCGCCGCCTGATCGATCCGGCCTACCAGCGCCAGATCGCCGGGGCCGTGCTAGATGGCGTGCATACCTTCTTCAGCCGCCAGCCGCCGCCGGGCACCCTGTACGCTGCGCGCGCCCAGGCCGAGATCGACGCCGCCGGTACCGTGGCGGGCGGCAGCAAGTAA
- the mutL gene encoding DNA mismatch repair endonuclease MutL translates to MSIRQLPEILINQIAAGEVVERPASVVKELVENALDAGATRVDIDLEEGGVRLIRIRDDGGGIAPEELPLAVSRHATSKIASLDDLESVATLGFRGEALPSIASVSRFTLSSRRAIDEHGSALQIEGGRLGEVTPRAHAPGTTVEVRELFYNVPARRKFLRAERTELGHIEEWLRSLALARPDVELRVSHNGKPSRRYKPGDLYSDARLGETLGEDFANQALRVDHSGAGLRLHGWIAQPHYSRASTDQQYLYVNGRSVRDRSVAHAVKMAYGDVLFHGRQPAYVLFLELDPTRVDVNVHPAKHEVRFRDSRLIHDFVYRTLKEALAETRAGMTAAGTQVHATESAATAAPAYGLPSSGNGGYALAGSGGGGGGMGGDWRPQQSPLGLRVADAPSAYAALYGAPGGTAAGGSLPPMPSESGLPVTAADSGVPPLGYAIAQLHGIYILAENAEGLIVVDMHAAHERIGYERLKTAHDGMGLHAQPLLVPITLAVGERDADTAEREAETLTSLGFEVTRAGPGSLHVRSIPALLANAEPEALLRDVLTDLREHGQSRRIASARDELLSTMACHGAVRANRRLTVPEMNGLLRDMEITERSGQCNHGRPTWARFSLAEIDRWFLRGR, encoded by the coding sequence ATGAGCATCCGCCAGCTTCCCGAGATCCTGATCAACCAGATCGCCGCTGGCGAAGTGGTCGAGCGGCCCGCGTCCGTGGTCAAGGAACTGGTCGAGAACGCGCTGGACGCCGGCGCCACGCGGGTTGATATCGACCTGGAAGAGGGCGGCGTGCGGCTGATCCGCATCCGCGATGACGGCGGTGGCATTGCACCGGAAGAGCTGCCGCTGGCGGTGTCGCGCCATGCGACCAGCAAGATCGCCAGCCTGGATGATCTGGAGTCGGTGGCCACGCTCGGCTTCCGCGGCGAAGCGTTGCCGTCGATCGCCTCGGTCAGCCGCTTCACCCTGAGCTCGCGCCGTGCCATCGACGAGCACGGCTCGGCGTTGCAGATCGAAGGCGGTCGGCTTGGCGAGGTGACCCCGCGCGCGCATGCGCCGGGCACCACGGTGGAAGTGCGCGAGCTGTTCTACAACGTGCCGGCCCGTCGCAAGTTCCTGCGCGCCGAGCGCACCGAGCTGGGCCATATCGAAGAGTGGCTGCGCTCGCTCGCGCTGGCGCGGCCGGATGTCGAGCTGCGCGTGTCGCACAACGGCAAACCTTCGCGCCGCTACAAGCCCGGCGATCTGTACTCGGACGCGCGCCTGGGCGAAACACTCGGCGAAGACTTCGCCAACCAGGCGCTGCGCGTGGACCACAGCGGTGCCGGCCTGCGCCTGCACGGCTGGATCGCGCAGCCCCATTACTCGCGGGCCAGCACCGATCAGCAGTACCTGTACGTCAACGGCCGCTCGGTGCGTGACCGCAGCGTCGCCCACGCGGTGAAGATGGCCTACGGCGACGTGCTGTTCCATGGTCGCCAGCCGGCGTATGTGCTGTTCCTGGAGCTGGACCCGACCCGTGTCGACGTCAACGTGCATCCGGCCAAGCATGAAGTGCGCTTCCGCGATTCGCGCCTGATCCACGATTTTGTGTACCGCACGCTCAAGGAAGCGCTGGCGGAAACGCGCGCCGGCATGACCGCTGCCGGCACGCAGGTGCACGCCACGGAGAGTGCCGCGACCGCGGCGCCGGCCTACGGTCTGCCGTCGTCAGGCAATGGGGGCTATGCACTCGCCGGCAGTGGTGGCGGTGGGGGTGGCATGGGCGGCGACTGGCGCCCGCAGCAATCGCCACTGGGCCTGCGCGTGGCCGATGCCCCCTCCGCCTATGCGGCGCTGTATGGCGCGCCCGGTGGCACCGCCGCCGGCGGCAGCCTGCCGCCGATGCCGAGCGAAAGTGGTTTGCCGGTCACGGCGGCCGACAGTGGTGTACCCCCGCTGGGTTATGCGATCGCGCAGCTGCATGGCATCTACATTCTCGCCGAAAATGCCGAAGGCCTGATCGTGGTGGACATGCATGCCGCGCACGAACGCATCGGCTATGAGCGCCTGAAAACCGCACACGACGGCATGGGCCTGCATGCGCAGCCGCTGCTGGTGCCGATCACCCTGGCGGTCGGCGAGCGCGACGCCGACACCGCCGAACGCGAAGCGGAGACCTTGACCTCGCTGGGCTTTGAAGTCACCCGCGCCGGCCCCGGCTCGCTGCACGTGCGCAGCATTCCCGCCCTGCTGGCCAATGCCGAGCCAGAGGCGCTGCTGCGCGATGTGCTGACCGACCTGCGCGAGCATGGCCAGAGCCGTCGCATCGCCAGCGCCCGCGACGAACTGCTGTCGACCATGGCCTGCCACGGCGCGGTGCGCGCGAACCGGCGCCTGACCGTGCCGGAAATGAACGGCCTGCTGCGCGACATGGAAATCACCGAACGCTCGGGTCAGTGCAATCACGGCCGGCCGACCTGGGCCCGTTTTTCGCTGGCGGAAATCGACCGCTGGTTCCTGCGCGGACGTTGA
- a CDS encoding inositol monophosphatase family protein, whose protein sequence is MQKPAVTVMVKAARLAGNVLLRNINKLEALNVVQKGRMDYASEVDADAEKVIVKELKRAYPEYGIMGEEGGVQSVNRYMWVIDPLDGTSNYLRGFPHYCVSIALVENGEPIDAVIFDPLRNELFTASRGAGAVFNDRRIRIAERKDLGGAMIHTGFAPRERQRTSAQLKAVDALLVQAEDVRRTGSAALDLAYVACGRADAYFEAGVKAWDIAAGVLLVREAGGRVCDFKGATPARMDSRGPETQQIVAGNVKISDALQKVLVNTGYAAEFDAKF, encoded by the coding sequence ATGCAGAAACCCGCCGTCACCGTCATGGTCAAGGCCGCCCGCCTCGCCGGCAACGTCCTGTTGCGCAACATCAACAAGCTCGAGGCGTTGAACGTCGTGCAGAAGGGCCGCATGGACTATGCCAGTGAAGTCGATGCAGATGCGGAAAAGGTCATCGTCAAGGAACTCAAGCGCGCCTATCCCGAGTACGGGATCATGGGTGAGGAAGGTGGCGTGCAGTCGGTCAACCGTTACATGTGGGTCATCGATCCGCTGGACGGCACCAGCAACTACCTGCGCGGCTTCCCGCATTACTGCGTCTCCATCGCCCTGGTCGAGAACGGTGAGCCGATCGACGCGGTGATCTTCGATCCGCTCCGCAATGAGCTGTTCACCGCCAGCCGGGGTGCCGGCGCGGTGTTCAATGACCGCCGTATCCGTATTGCCGAGCGCAAGGATCTGGGCGGCGCGATGATCCATACCGGTTTTGCCCCGCGTGAGCGCCAGCGCACGAGTGCACAGCTGAAGGCGGTGGACGCGCTGCTGGTGCAGGCCGAAGACGTGCGGCGCACGGGCTCGGCCGCGCTGGATCTGGCCTACGTGGCCTGTGGCCGTGCCGACGCGTATTTCGAGGCCGGCGTGAAGGCCTGGGATATCGCCGCCGGTGTGCTGCTGGTCCGCGAAGCCGGTGGCCGCGTATGCGACTTCAAGGGCGCCACGCCGGCCCGCATGGACAGCCGTGGTCCGGAAACCCAGCAGATCGTTGCCGGCAATGTGAAGATCAGCGATGCGCTGCAGAAGGTGCTGGTCAATACGGGCTACGCGGCCGAGTTCGACGCGAAGTTCTGA
- a CDS encoding phosphate/phosphite/phosphonate ABC transporter substrate-binding protein: MMGLSGLRRLLQSVLLCLAIAAMTGPAFAGPAHVLVLGRISDDPRSHYAQLQPLLDYVIPRLHDVGITEGRILMARDTQQMGSYLRRGRVDWVTETSGTAVALGLRSGARPLLLTERSGVREYHTVFFVRRDSPIQTLEALRGHTLALQNTASTSAYLVPVMTLLQHGETPEILSSLGDVAAPDTVGYVFARSEANIATFVHKGLVDAGAVSSVDWSDGKRIPANFLRDFRVIHRTEPYPRAVEMVREGLDPKVRDRLQQVLLDAASDPQAQPALKTFFGTSGFHRVDAQMQHRLDELKQGLTRVRMEVE, from the coding sequence GTGATGGGCTTGTCGGGACTGCGAAGGCTGCTGCAGAGCGTACTGCTGTGTCTGGCCATCGCCGCGATGACCGGTCCGGCGTTTGCCGGACCCGCCCATGTCCTGGTGCTGGGACGGATCAGCGACGACCCGAGGTCACACTATGCGCAGCTGCAGCCCCTGCTCGATTACGTGATTCCGCGCCTGCACGACGTCGGCATCACCGAAGGCCGGATCCTGATGGCGCGTGATACCCAGCAGATGGGCAGCTACCTGCGCCGCGGCCGCGTGGACTGGGTGACCGAGACCTCCGGCACCGCCGTCGCATTGGGGCTGCGCAGCGGTGCCAGGCCCTTGCTGCTGACCGAGCGCAGCGGCGTGCGCGAGTACCACACCGTGTTCTTCGTGCGCCGCGACAGCCCCATCCAGACGCTGGAAGCACTACGCGGGCATACCCTGGCCCTGCAGAACACGGCCTCCACCAGCGCCTACCTGGTGCCGGTAATGACCCTGTTGCAGCATGGCGAGACACCGGAGATTCTCTCCTCGCTGGGCGATGTCGCCGCCCCGGACACCGTCGGTTACGTCTTCGCGCGTTCGGAAGCGAACATCGCCACCTTCGTGCACAAGGGCCTGGTGGATGCCGGTGCGGTGAGCAGCGTGGACTGGTCGGATGGCAAGCGCATTCCGGCCAACTTCCTGCGTGATTTCCGGGTCATCCATCGCACCGAACCGTATCCGCGTGCGGTGGAGATGGTGCGCGAGGGGCTGGATCCGAAGGTGCGCGACCGGCTGCAGCAGGTGCTGCTGGATGCCGCATCCGATCCCCAGGCGCAGCCGGCATTGAAGACATTTTTTGGTACTTCCGGGTTCCACCGGGTGGATGCGCAGATGCAGCACCGGCTGGATGAATTGAAACAAGGCTTGACGCGCGTGCGGATGGAAGTGGAATGA
- a CDS encoding RNA methyltransferase, which produces MSVETAPARIRFVLVGTQHPGNMGAAARAMKTMGLGRLVMVAPEKPLDEEAFRRSAGAEDVLGDAPVVATLAEAVADCRFVLGCTARSRRVQLEELLPAVAAQRVLAKAAEPAEVAFVFGRERTGLTNEELQLCHAAVHIPSNPEFSSLNLAAAVQVLAYEVRMAILGAADAPVAAPAEPGFGEAPASHAQVEGLFGQLGDTLDEIDFHKGRAPESAMRKLRRLFLRTELSEQEVRLLRGILSDAQRMARLATNKPL; this is translated from the coding sequence ATGTCCGTAGAAACCGCTCCCGCCCGCATCCGCTTCGTCCTGGTCGGCACCCAGCACCCCGGAAACATGGGGGCGGCCGCACGGGCCATGAAAACCATGGGGCTGGGCCGCCTGGTCATGGTCGCGCCCGAGAAACCGCTGGATGAGGAGGCCTTCCGCCGCTCGGCCGGCGCCGAGGATGTCCTGGGCGATGCCCCGGTGGTGGCGACCCTGGCCGAGGCCGTGGCCGACTGCCGCTTCGTGTTGGGCTGTACCGCCCGCTCGCGCCGGGTCCAGCTGGAAGAACTGCTGCCGGCCGTGGCCGCCCAGCGCGTGCTGGCCAAGGCCGCCGAACCGGCCGAGGTGGCCTTCGTGTTCGGCCGCGAGCGCACCGGCCTGACCAACGAAGAGCTGCAGCTGTGCCATGCCGCCGTCCATATCCCGTCCAACCCTGAGTTCAGCTCCTTGAACCTGGCGGCCGCTGTCCAGGTCCTGGCCTACGAAGTGCGCATGGCGATCCTGGGCGCAGCCGATGCGCCGGTTGCCGCGCCGGCCGAGCCCGGCTTCGGCGAAGCCCCGGCCAGCCATGCGCAGGTCGAAGGCCTGTTCGGCCAGCTTGGCGACACCCTGGATGAAATCGACTTCCACAAGGGCCGTGCGCCTGAATCGGCGATGCGCAAGCTGCGCCGCCTGTTCCTGCGCACCGAACTGAGTGAACAGGAAGTGCGCCTGCTGCGCGGCATCCTGTCCGACGCACAGCGCATGGCGCGATTGGCGACCAACAAGCCTCTGTAA
- the phbB gene encoding acetoacetyl-CoA reductase, whose translation MTSRVALVTGGTGGIGTAICQRLADQGHRVATNYRDEAKAKAWREKMLARGCDVAIFPGDVSEPDTAESMVQAVEAALGPVEILINNAGITRDTTFHRMRADQWHDVINTNLNSVFNVTRPVIEGMRRRGWGRVIQISSINGLKGQYGQANYAAAKAGMHGFTISLARENAGFGITVNTISPGYVATDMVMAVPDEVRAKIIADIPTGRLGKPEEIAYAVAFLVNEEASWITGSNLDINGGHHMGW comes from the coding sequence ATGACATCTCGCGTCGCACTGGTCACCGGTGGTACCGGCGGTATCGGTACTGCCATCTGCCAACGCCTGGCCGACCAGGGCCATCGGGTCGCCACCAACTACCGTGACGAAGCCAAGGCCAAGGCCTGGCGCGAGAAGATGCTGGCCCGCGGTTGCGATGTGGCGATCTTTCCGGGCGATGTATCCGAGCCGGACACGGCCGAAAGCATGGTGCAGGCCGTCGAAGCGGCGCTGGGCCCGGTCGAGATCCTGATCAACAACGCCGGCATCACCCGCGACACCACGTTCCATCGCATGCGTGCGGACCAGTGGCACGATGTCATCAACACCAACCTCAACTCGGTGTTCAACGTCACCCGCCCGGTGATCGAGGGGATGCGCCGCCGCGGCTGGGGCCGGGTCATCCAGATCAGCTCGATCAACGGCCTGAAGGGCCAGTACGGCCAGGCCAACTACGCGGCGGCCAAGGCTGGCATGCACGGTTTCACCATTTCCCTGGCCCGTGAGAACGCGGGTTTCGGGATCACCGTGAACACCATCTCTCCGGGCTACGTGGCAACGGACATGGTGATGGCCGTGCCGGACGAAGTGCGCGCCAAGATCATCGCCGACATTCCTACCGGCCGCCTCGGCAAGCCGGAGGAAATCGCTTACGCGGTGGCATTCCTGGTCAACGAGGAGGCCTCCTGGATTACCGGCTCCAACCTGGACATCAACGGTGGCCACCACATGGGGTGGTAA
- the htpX gene encoding protease HtpX, which produces MFSRIALFLLTNFAVLILAGIVMSVAGVNPNQMSGLLIFAAIFGFGGSFISLLLSKFMAKRSTGAVVITEPRNQTERWLLATVERQAREAGIGMPEVAVYDGPEINAFATGANRNKALVAVSTGLLHNMSEDEAEAVLGHEIAHVANGDMVTMALLQGVLNTFVIVLARIVGGFIDSALSGNREGGGRGFAYYIIVFVLEMVFGLFATMISMWFSRHREFRADAGGAHLAGRQKMIAALERLKVNHGQSTLPTQIAAFGIAGGAARKLFMSHPPLDERIAALRAANNTVV; this is translated from the coding sequence ATGTTCAGTCGCATTGCTCTATTCCTTCTGACCAACTTTGCGGTGCTGATCCTGGCCGGCATCGTGATGTCGGTGGCGGGCGTCAATCCCAACCAGATGAGCGGCCTGCTGATCTTTGCAGCGATCTTCGGCTTCGGTGGCTCGTTCATTTCCCTGCTGCTCTCCAAGTTCATGGCCAAGCGCTCCACCGGCGCGGTGGTGATCACCGAGCCGCGCAACCAGACCGAACGCTGGCTGCTGGCCACGGTCGAGCGCCAGGCCCGTGAAGCCGGCATCGGCATGCCCGAAGTGGCCGTTTACGACGGTCCGGAAATCAACGCCTTCGCCACCGGCGCCAACCGAAACAAGGCGCTGGTCGCGGTTTCCACCGGCCTGCTGCACAACATGAGCGAAGACGAAGCCGAAGCCGTGCTGGGCCATGAAATCGCCCACGTCGCCAACGGCGACATGGTCACCATGGCCTTGCTGCAGGGCGTGCTCAATACCTTCGTGATCGTCCTGGCCCGCATCGTCGGTGGCTTCATCGACAGCGCCCTGTCCGGCAACCGCGAAGGCGGCGGCCGCGGCTTTGCCTACTACATCATCGTGTTCGTCCTGGAAATGGTGTTCGGCCTGTTCGCCACCATGATCTCCATGTGGTTCTCCCGTCACCGCGAGTTCCGCGCCGACGCCGGTGGCGCGCACCTGGCCGGCCGCCAGAAGATGATCGCCGCCCTGGAGCGCCTCAAGGTCAACCACGGCCAGAGCACCCTGCCGACCCAGATCGCCGCGTTCGGCATCGCTGGCGGCGCCGCCAGGAAGCTGTTCATGAGCCACCCCCCGCTGGACGAGCGCATCGCCGCCCTGCGCGCTGCCAACAACACCGTGGTGTGA
- the phaR gene encoding polyhydroxyalkanoate synthesis repressor PhaR, with protein sequence MAATRIIKKYPNRRLYDTEISSYITIEDVRQLILDGEDFEVRDAKSGDDLTRSVLLQIIADQEQDGEPMLSTQLLSQLIRFYGDSLQGFMGNYLERSMQVFLDQQQQFRQQMGNLLGQTPWAMMNQLTERNMEMWQDFQRNMGTGFGGRPGGTGTGTGTGTGTGKKPETPAPGAGKTRR encoded by the coding sequence ATGGCTGCGACCCGCATTATCAAGAAGTATCCGAACCGCCGGCTCTACGACACGGAAATCTCCAGCTACATCACCATAGAGGATGTGCGCCAGCTGATCCTGGATGGTGAGGACTTCGAGGTGCGCGATGCCAAGAGCGGTGATGACCTGACCCGCTCGGTGCTGCTGCAGATCATCGCCGACCAGGAACAGGACGGCGAACCGATGCTGTCCACCCAGCTGCTCAGCCAGCTGATCCGCTTCTATGGCGATTCGCTGCAGGGCTTCATGGGCAATTACCTGGAGCGCAGCATGCAGGTCTTCCTGGACCAGCAGCAGCAGTTCCGCCAGCAGATGGGCAATCTGCTCGGCCAGACCCCGTGGGCGATGATGAACCAGCTGACCGAGCGCAACATGGAAATGTGGCAGGACTTCCAGCGCAACATGGGCACCGGCTTCGGCGGCCGCCCGGGCGGCACCGGAACCGGTACCGGTACCGGCACGGGAACCGGCAAGAAGCCGGAAACCCCGGCGCCGGGCGCAGGCAAGACCCGCCGCTGA
- a CDS encoding TraB/GumN family protein: MSMLSRLLSPLLIAAGLLAGTVSADARPVAPRAPAAAKASPPVPLLWKVTGPGDSRVYLLGSFHLLQPTDYPLSADVDQAFAASQRVVFELSPQDMESPELAQKMVQAAMRTDGSELKRDLDAATWTRLQAYAQENKLPLAQLQGMKPWFVGLTITLSQFTKMGLDPALGLDRHFMTRAASAGKATAGLEDIDTQIAVLSGMSAKEQQQMVAEALEQAGKGDEMGRKLHDAWRRGDDKLLWTSMATEMRGQYPQLYKRINTDRNDAWVPKLQQHLQAGQGGTLVVVGTLHLLGNDGVVEKLRAKGYKVERVCTGCAKPKR; this comes from the coding sequence ATGTCGATGTTGTCGCGTCTGTTGTCCCCGTTGCTGATTGCTGCGGGCCTGTTGGCCGGCACGGTCAGCGCCGACGCGCGCCCGGTCGCGCCGCGTGCACCCGCAGCCGCCAAGGCCAGTCCGCCGGTTCCACTGCTGTGGAAGGTCACCGGCCCGGGCGACAGCCGCGTGTACCTTCTGGGCTCGTTCCATCTGCTGCAGCCCACGGACTACCCGCTGTCGGCGGATGTCGACCAGGCCTTCGCCGCCTCGCAGCGGGTGGTGTTCGAACTCTCGCCGCAGGACATGGAGTCGCCCGAACTGGCACAGAAGATGGTGCAGGCGGCGATGCGTACCGATGGCTCGGAACTCAAGCGCGACCTCGATGCGGCCACTTGGACCCGGCTGCAGGCCTATGCGCAGGAAAACAAGCTGCCGCTGGCCCAGTTGCAGGGCATGAAACCGTGGTTCGTCGGCCTGACCATCACCCTGAGCCAGTTCACCAAGATGGGCCTGGACCCGGCGCTGGGGCTGGACCGGCATTTCATGACACGGGCCGCCAGCGCGGGCAAGGCGACTGCCGGTCTGGAGGATATCGACACGCAGATCGCGGTGCTGTCGGGCATGTCGGCCAAGGAACAGCAGCAGATGGTGGCCGAAGCCCTCGAGCAGGCCGGCAAGGGCGATGAAATGGGGCGCAAGCTGCACGATGCCTGGCGCCGCGGAGACGACAAGCTGCTGTGGACCTCGATGGCCACCGAGATGCGCGGCCAGTACCCGCAGCTGTACAAGCGCATCAACACCGACCGCAATGATGCCTGGGTGCCGAAGCTGCAGCAGCACCTGCAGGCCGGGCAGGGGGGCACGCTGGTGGTGGTCGGCACGCTGCATCTGCTGGGCAACGATGGGGTCGTGGAGAAGCTGCGCGCCAAGGGCTACAAGGTCGAGCGCGTCTGCACCGGTTGCGCCAAGCCCAAGCGCTGA